The genomic window AATAAATTGTTTGATGTTTTAGATAAAATTTGAGTAGAAACACATTTTATAAAATTTCCAAGAAGTTTTTTTGGGAACTATTGAAAATATTATGATTATAAATTTTGAGTATATGAGCAATTATGAAAAGAAGATATACAAAGGTTAAAAAAAACAGAACCGTATTGTAAAATAGAAAATAGGTGTAAATTTTGTTTTTTAATAGATTATTGTAATAATGAATGAATAGCATAACATTATTTTTAACTAATAAATGTAATTTGCATTGTGATTATTGTATAGTTAATATATGAAATAAATCGATTAACGAAAACAATTTTTCTTGTCTATATAATTTTTTAAGTAAAAACATAAAAAAAATAGATACTATAAAATTTCTTTGATGAGAGCCATTGATTGAATATAATAAAATTAAAAAAATAGCTAATATTTCTAAAAATATTAATTTTGAATTGGCTACTAACTGATATTTTATTAACAAGGAAATTGCTGATTTTCTGAAAGAAAAAAACTTCAAAGTTAACTTGTCTTTAGATTTTCAAAATAAAAACTATACTGAGAAATCCGAATATTTTAAAGGTTATAAAGATTTTTATTTTTCTTTGACTTTGACACCTGAAAATCTTGATAATGCTTATGAATTTGTCAAAGGTTTTTATAAAAAATGATTTCGTAATTACAATATTTTACCTGTATTTTATAATAATCTTTGGACTGATTCAGATATTGAAAAATTAAAATTATTGTATAAAAAACTTTTATCTTTGAAAATAGGATATAAAGAACTTTTTTTTGAGTGAGTTAATGATGGGGACGAAAAGTTGTTGAATTATGATAAGATTTTTATAAATTACGATTGAGAAATTTTTTTATCAGATGTGGTGGAAAACTATATAGGAATATGATGAGATCTAAAAGATTCTGCTAAAATATGAAATATCAAAGATGTTGAAAATATAGATAGTTTGAATAAAATTATTAAAGAAAAAGAATACTTAATAGATAGTTATTTAAAAAGCTTTGAAGAAAAAGAAAAAAAATTATTTGATGTTGTGGATTATTTTTCAACTTATTATAATAAAATAAGTAAGTATTATTAGACTATGTTTTATTTTTGAAATTTGAATAATGAAATTTTCAATCTGATATAATGAAAAGCCTGGTTTCTTTGACTTATTGTATGAATATATGGATTTTATAAGTTCTGTTAATTTTGCTCCCCTAAGGAACTAACTTCGACTTGAAGAACTCCAAGGCAGGAGTGAGATTATTGTTGAGACATTTATCGTTTAATAGAAAAATGTAATGAGTTTTGAATAGAGCCAATCATGCTTTTAAATTCAATGTTCACTTGAAAAGAAACATTTAGTAATTTAAAAAATATATTTAAATTTATTGCTTTTTTGGATGATACTTCTACTATTTCAATAAAAGTTACTAATATGTTACTTTACAAGTTTTTAAGAAAGAAATTTCCAAATAAAAAAATATATTCTTCTGTTAATTGTAGGGTAAAAACAGTTGAGCATGCTATCTATTTAAAAGAATTATGAGTAGATGTTATAACTATAGATAGGGACATTAATAGAAATATTGAATTAATAAAAAAAATAAAGAAAGAAACTGGCTTAGAATTGCAACTTATGCTGAATGAAAACTGTTTTAGGAATTGTCCCTTCAGGAATGAGCATTTTCAGGCTGTAGCATGATGATATGAAACATTGCATTGAGTGGATTTTGAAGAACTTACTTGTTATCCAATGTTGAGAAAAAATAAAAGAATGTTTTTTAGAATTCCTTTTATCAGGCCAGAAGATTTGAAACATTATAATTGATATATTAATCATTTTAAGTTGGTTACAAGAGATTCGTCTACAGAACAAATAAAGTTTTTATTAGATATATATAAAAATGAAAATTATGATTGAAATCTTATAAATATCTTTGACTGGGAAGTAATTAGTCATTGGTGAAACTTATATGTTGATAATAAAAAACTAGATAGACTTAATTTCTTCGAAAAGATCCAGCATTGTCCTTGCAATTGTGATATTTGTAATGTTTGCGAAATATTCTTTGAAAGCTAAATAACCTAAAAGAATTATATTTATATAAAATATTAGCTAATTATACTTTTAATTTATTTGTAAATATGGAAAATAAAGAATTAATAAAAAAATGGAATAAGTATTATAATAAAAATAAGACTTCTGTTGATTGGGGATTTTATAAACCAGACCAACATGTTGTTGATTTCTTAAATTACTATGATTTCACTTGTAATTTGAAGGCTTTAGATGTGGGTTGCTGACATTGAAAGAATTCTTATGCTTTTTTTGAAAAAGGAATAAATTATTATTGAATAGATTTTGCCAAAGAACCCATAGAATATGCATACAATAATATTTCTAGTGGAAAATTCATATTCTGAGATATTTTAAGTATAAATTTTAACTTAAAATTTGATATCATAGTAGATGCTTGATGTTTTCATGTTAATGAAAAACAAAAATGAAGAAAAATTTTAAAGAAATATAAGGAAATAATTAAAAGTACTGGAAAGATTTTTATAAGAGTTTTTAAGGCAAGAAAAATAATAAACCATCCTTTGTTTTATATCGATTCGGAGTTGCCTGTTTGGGGATACACTTATAATGAGATATATAAAATACTTTCTCAAGATTTCTTTATTGAAAAGAGCATATATGATCCCTTTTATTATAAAGAAGATGAGATTTTGTATTTTTATTTAAGCAAATAAATTTTTATTTGTATTTTCTGTATTCCAATAAATCAATGTCCGAATTAATTAAACAGTATCTATGTAATAAGTCATTAATCTTTTGAACTTCTACTTTAAAACAATCTAATAGATTTTCCTTTTCTTCATTTTGTAATTTTAGGCATAATTAAAAAAATGTGCTACTATTTTAATTGCAATTTTGTGTTGCTATCTTTATAATTAAAATGAGTTAAATTTAAATTATTTATTTGATTTTAATTGATATGCTTGAAATTATTTCTAAGTATAGACAACTATTAGATTTTTTATATTTGTATTTTGATAAAGATGAATTTGTTGTTTTCGACTATAGGTTCTTATTTTTGGAATATTTACCCCCATGTTCTGTAGAAAAATATCATGATATACTTATGGAGTTTTTTGGCCCCAAAAATATAAAAATTTTTTTAGATAGATCAAAGTGATTAGATTTTATAAGAAGCTATGAGTATGAAAATCTTTTGACTAAAGACATATCAGTAGATTTTGTGTTTTTATCAAAAGAAGAAATTTTAAATATTAATAAGTTTGATTTATTCTTTGAAGGTTTTAATTTCTTTGTTGATTATGAATCAATTGAAAAGGAAAATAATTTAATTGTTAAAGATTACTTAAACATTTTTAGTTTAAATACATATGACTTAAGATCTGAATATTATAATCGTTTTTTATGAGAAAAAAAAAGTTCTAGAGAAATTTTAGATGATAAATTAAGGTCATTAAAGAGAATATTATATTTTCAAAATAACATAAAAAATGAAATAAAATATAAGACTCAAGAAAAAAAACTTAGTAATTATTGTATTTTACCTGCAATCTTTAAATTGAAGTCTGAAATAAAGTTACTTAAAAAATATATTCCCTCTCAAAAAGATATTATTAAATATATTTATTTTCAGTGAGATTTAAATTGCAATATCTTTGGTGATTATTACAAATGAAAAATTTGTATAATATGAAATAATAATGATTTATATTTTGATATACTTGTATGATATGATGTTGATAACTTTCACTTTAATCTACTAGAAAAGGCAAAACTGATTATCGTGGAAGAAAGTACATTGCTTACTCATGCTATTTATATGTGTAGAGAAATTTGAAAACCTATAATTTATGGAGCTGAATATTTATATGAGGTGCTTGATGATTGAGATTATGTTGAAATTGATTTTAAACAAAAAATAATTAAGAAAAATTAAAATTTTATTGTAAATTAATATTGTCATGTTTGAAAAGTCAAAAAAAATTGATATTTTAAAAAAAGAGCTTGAAAAAAGAAAATTGAAAAACATGGGGGTTCCCAATTATTTTTCTGGCTCTATTAATGAGATTCCTAAATATTTTCAGTATTTAAATTCACCTTTAATCCTAAGAAGTTGTGTTAATCATGAGGATTGAAAATACTCTTTTTCGGGAGTATTTGAATCTTTTTATCCAATATATACAGAAGTAGAACTGAAAAAATATTTATCAAAAATGTCTATTTTTTGAAATATTAAATTGAAAGAATATGAAAAGCTTAATGAATTAAATAATTTTCATTATTATATTTATCCTATTTTACAGGAATTTATAATATGAGACTTTAGTTTTGTGATTGATACTTTATTTAAAGATAAATATTTAAGGATAGAAGCTGTTCCATGAATAAATGAAAACTTAACTTCTTGAATATCTAGAGAGTCAGTAATTATAAATTATGATAAGCTACAAAAAGAATTTTACATAGAAAAAAATATTAACAATAATGATTATTTTTTAACTATTTTAAATTGAAAAAAACAAAGTAAGTTTTTCTTAGTGCCTTCTTTTGAAATAAATTTTTTTAGATATTATGTTAACAAACTTATAAATGCCTGACTTTTGATTGAATATATATTTAGTGGTAAATCACAGATTATAGAGTGAACTATTAAAAATAAAAAAATATGGGTATTACAATCAAAAGATAAAACTGTGTAACTGATAATAAGCAAAAAATATTTAATTATAAGTATATTTAAATATTTTTGTTTTTATTTTAAAACTATGACTTGAAAAAAATAAAAAAATAACTAATATCTTTTAATAGAGTTATATTTATTAAAAGTTTCTATGAAGAAACAAAATTGATATGTAATAATTAAAATTCTGTATAAGCTTGAAGAAAAAAATAAAATACCCAAAATCAGACTTCCTGAAAAAAAAAGGTTTGTAGAGTGGTTAGATAAAGACTTAATAAAGTTATTTTTTTGTGAACCACAAAATATTATAAATAGGTTTTTATCAGAAAAAAATTATAATGAAATAAATGGATCAATAATATCAAAAATAGATTATACTCATTTAAAGAATCTTTTTAACTTAAATTTAGATTCTTCATTATCCGAACTTTATGAGACAGAAAGGAAAGAATGATATAAGACAAGTGTTTATGCTTTTTTATTTAAAATTTATAGTGATTTTTTATTCTCTACAAATTATATAAAATTGAAAGAAAAAGAATCTTTATTCAATCATTTAGAAGTATGAAAAAATAAAAAAAAATTTAAAAATTCTATATTTCAATATATTTATGAGTGAGAAGATGAAGTTATATATTTTGATAATGAGTGAGAAGTGTTTGTGAATTTTTGATTTGAAAAATATGCTTTAAAGTATTTTAATAAATTAAAACTTTGAAAATCAAATTTTTTACCGGATATACTTTTTACAGATTTTGATAACATAAATAAAAGGTCAGCCATTATTCAAAATTATAATTATAATAAAAAGATAAATTATTATTTGTTTGGAAGAGCAATTATTAATAATGATTGGTCAGAGACTGAAAAATTATTTTGTCAAGTAGAAGATGTATTCGATAGCTGACAAAAAGTTGCTAAGATAGAGGACAAAAATTTAAGATTTTATTTAGAAAAAGAACTAAAAGATATAACTTAAGAAATTATTTGTTATATATTTTAAATATATGATCTAGCTATTTAAAAATTGATTTATTATGTAATATTTTTTTTATTTTTTCTTTTCATCATATATATTCTAAGAATTTTTTATTAAATCAATGACAATAATCATTAAATTTGCATTTTTTACAAAAACTTAATTTTTGCTTGTCTTCCAATATATGTTCTGTATTAGTTGTAAAACTTTTATTATTTATTAATGATTTGTACTCATCACTATATTTAGATAGATCTATTATACAAAATGGTGGTGCTGAAAAATGAAAGTTTATATCAATATTATTCCTTTCACATAATGATACTATTTTTTTGATTTCTTTTACCTGTTTTGAACTAAAGTCTAATAACACTTCTCTTCTATTTTCTCGAGCATATCAATTTGGGAATACAAGTCATATATTTAATTCTCTTTGAAAGAGTAAATCTATTATATCATGGTCTATTAAAAATTGTATAAAATGCTTTGTGTTATAAATATTATTTTTTGTAATAACAATATTTATAGTTATTTTTAATTTCTTATGAATATTATTCTTTCTTATATAATTAAACCATTCTATAAATTCTTCTTTGTTTAAATTTGTTCACATTTTATTATTTATATTTTCATCATGAGAGTGTTGTCATATAAATAACATATCTAATCAATTATTTATTAAGCTATTTATTTTTTCTTTTTTTTTGAATAGTATTATTCAGTTTGTTTGTAGCTCTATTCATCAAAATCCAATTTTTTGAGCCATTTTAATATATTTTTCTATATTTTTATTTAATAGCGGTTCTCATCAAGAAAATGTTAAAACAGTATTTTTTAGGTCTGTCTTATTTTTTTTTGCTTTTAAAATTATATTATTAATGATTTCATCTTTTGTTATATTTTTTTCAAAATTATTTGTTTCTATAATATTGCAAAAATTACATTTTAAATTGCAATAATAAGTAATTCTTATTACTTCATTTAACATATTTTTTATTTGTTTATATAAACCATGTCACTATTATAAAAAAACAATAATATTTTTCAATACATAAGTGATTAATTCTATTGAAAAATTCTATAATATAATTAGTATGCTATGCTAAATAATAAGTGGACCCTTTTTCAAGACCAGTTTATGCATTTATTTAAGGTAGTGACATTTTATTTGTATTAAACATTATAAATAAATGGTGCTCTATTGACAGTGGTATTAAATATATTGATGTCTTTAGATAATCAATATATTTCTCGTGGAGTTTTATAATTTAATGCCGAATGAAGTCTTTCTTGATTATATTTATCAATATATTCTTGCAAACAATTATATGCTTCTAATGGAGTTCTATAATCATATATATATACTTCTTCTTGTTTTATAGTCCTAAAAGTTCTCTCTACTATAATGTTGTCTATCCATCTTCATTTTCAATCCATGCTTATTTTTATTCCATTTTCTTTTAGTTTGTTTGTATATCTTACACTTGTAAATTGACTTCATTGATCAGAATTAACTATCTCTGGATGTTCATATAATGCAAGTGCTCTATTTAGTGCACTTATACAAAATTCTGACTCTAGTGTTAATGATAATTCCCAAGATAGTATTGCTCTACTATACCAATCAATTATTACTACCAAATAAACCCATCAATGTTTTAAACGGATATATGTTATATCTGTTGCCCATACTTGATTTGGTCTTGTGATTTCTAGGTTTCTTAATAAGTATGGATATTTTTCATTTTCTTTATTAGGTATACTTGTTTTTTTTCAAGGGTATATAGCTGTTAGTCACATTTCTGCCATAAGACTACTGACTTTCTTTCTTCAAACATTAAATCACTCTCTTTTTAGTTGGTGTTTAATTCTTCTACTTCAGTAATATGGATGTTCTGTGTATATTTCATCAATTCTATCCATAATTTGTTTTTCTTTATCTGACACCTGTTTTTCATGATATAAGCTCGATTTAGATATTCATAATAATTCAGATTGTTTATTAATAGATATTTCTTTGTTATCCTTTTCTATTAATTTAATTTTTTCAGAATATGTTAGGTAATTCTCCAATTTTTTTTTCCAGCCACTCTTTTTCCATAGTGACTTTTCATAATTTTGAATATAAATGTTCAATTAGCTTTTCATTTTCTTTATCCTTATTGTTTTTTTCTCTCTTGTCGTCAAATATACTTTCAGCATTTTCTATAAATTGTTGTTTCCATCTGTTTTGTTGATTAGGATGGACTCAATATTCGCTGGTTATTTGAGATTGAGTTTTATGACCATGTATAAGTTCAGTAATGACTTGTAGTTTAAATTTGGAACTGTACTTATTTCTCTTATTTCCCATAATATTGATTTGTTATAAATTAAATCTCTCTAGACAATATTTAATTTATAATATTTTCTTATGCCTAATTTTCAACAATTTTGTTAACTATCCACCTTAAATACTGGTCCAGAGATTGGGTCCATTATACCTAGTCAACTTTTTTATTCAAAATATATTAATTTTACAAGTCATCTTAAAAGATATCTAAAATATTTTAATAAAGATAGAATAAAAGTTATAATTTACGAAGATTTTTTATATGATAATCAAAAAATTATCAATGAAATCACTGATTTTTTAAAAATTGAAAAATTTACTATAGTGTATAAAAAAGTTAATACTTCTAATTCTAACAAATCAATTAGTGAAAATGATAAATTATATTTAATGAAAAAACTTAAGTGAGAGGTTATAAAAATAAATAAACTTTTAAATGATTATAAATTAATTAATAAAGATTTAATTTCTTATTGGGCTT from Candidatus Absconditicoccus praedator includes these protein-coding regions:
- a CDS encoding class I SAM-dependent methyltransferase, whose product is MENKELIKKWNKYYNKNKTSVDWGFYKPDQHVVDFLNYYDFTCNLKALDVGCGHGKNSYAFFEKGINYYGIDFAKEPIEYAYNNISSGKFIFGDILSINFNLKFDIIVDAGCFHVNEKQKGRKILKKYKEIIKSTGKIFIRVFKARKIINHPLFYIDSELPVWGYTYNEIYKILSQDFFIEKSIYDPFYYKEDEILYFYLSK
- a CDS encoding radical SAM protein; its protein translation is MNSITLFLTNKCNLHCDYCIVNIGNKSINENNFSCLYNFLSKNIKKIDTIKFLGGEPLIEYNKIKKIANISKNINFELATNGYFINKEIADFLKEKNFKVNLSLDFQNKNYTEKSEYFKGYKDFYFSLTLTPENLDNAYEFVKGFYKKGFRNYNILPVFYNNLWTDSDIEKLKLLYKKLLSLKIGYKELFFEGVNDGDEKLLNYDKIFINYDGEIFLSDVVENYIGIGGDLKDSAKIGNIKDVENIDSLNKIIKEKEYLIDSYLKSFEEKEKKLFDVVDYFSTYYNKISKYY
- a CDS encoding U32 family peptidase gives rise to the protein MFTGKETFSNLKNIFKFIAFLDDTSTISIKVTNMLLYKFLRKKFPNKKIYSSVNCRVKTVEHAIYLKELGVDVITIDRDINRNIELIKKIKKETGLELQLMLNENCFRNCPFRNEHFQAVAGGYETLHGVDFEELTCYPMLRKNKRMFFRIPFIRPEDLKHYNGYINHFKLVTRDSSTEQIKFLLDIYKNENYDGNLINIFDWEVISHWGNLYVDNKKLDRLNFFEKIQHCPCNCDICNVCEIFFES
- a CDS encoding PEP/pyruvate-binding domain-containing protein: MFEKSKKIDILKKELEKRKLKNMGVPNYFSGSINEIPKYFQYLNSPLILRSCVNHEDGKYSFSGVFESFYPIYTEVELKKYLSKMSIFGNIKLKEYEKLNELNNFHYYIYPILQEFIIGDFSFVIDTLFKDKYLRIEAVPGINENLTSGISRESVIINYDKLQKEFYIEKNINNNDYFLTILNGKKQSKFFLVPSFEINFFRYYVNKLINAGLLIEYIFSGKSQIIEGTIKNKKIWVLQSKDKTV
- a CDS encoding radical SAM protein produces the protein MLNEVIRITYYCNLKCNFCNIIETNNFEKNITKDEIINNIILKAKKNKTDLKNTVLTFSGGEPLLNKNIEKYIKMAQKIGFGGIELQTNGIILFKKKEKINSLINNGLDMLFIGQHSHDENINNKMGTNLNKEEFIEWFNYIRKNNIHKKLKITINIVITKNNIYNTKHFIQFLIDHDIIDLLFQRELNIGLVFPNGYARENRREVLLDFSSKQVKEIKKIVSLCERNNIDINFHFSAPPFCIIDLSKYSDEYKSLINNKSFTTNTEHILEDKQKLSFCKKCKFNDYCHGFNKKFLEYIGGKEKIKKILHNKSIFK
- a CDS encoding PEP-utilizing enzyme, which codes for MLEIISKYRQLLDFLYLYFDKDEFVVFDYRFLFLEYLPPCSVEKYHDILMEFFGPKNIKIFLDRSKGLDFIRSYEYENLLTKDISVDFVFLSKEEILNINKFDLFFEGFNFFVDYESIEKENNLIVKDYLNIFSLNTYDLRSEYYNRFLGEKKSSREILDDKLRSLKRILYFQNNIKNEIKYKTQEKKLSNYCILPAIFKLKSEIKLLKKYIPSQKDIIKYIYFQGDLNCNIFGDYYKGKICIIGNNNDLYFDILVGYDVDNFHFNLLEKAKLIIVEESTLLTHAIYMCREIGKPIIYGAEYLYEVLDDGDYVEIDFKQKIIKKN